GTCGCAGACGGCTATGCGCCGCTCTACGAGGGCTGGCGCGCGCGCCGCGTCGGCGACCCGCTGACGATCGTGCTGGTCGAGCGGACCGCCGCGAGCAAGTCGTCGGCGTCGAAACTCAACTCGGACGGCAGCATCGGCGTGACCCCGCCGGTCTCGGGTCCGCTGTCGTTTCTGAAGTCGGGCGCGCTGTCGGGCGGCGCGTCGCGTGGCTTCACGGGTCAGGGCGCGGCCGACCAGTCGAACTCGCTGTCGGGCGAGATCACCGTGACGGTGGCCGCGAGCTATCCCAACGGCACGATGCTGGTGCAGGGGCAGAAGCGCGTGACGCTCAACCGCGGCGACGAGTTCGTCCAGATCAAGGGCCTCGTGCGCACCGCCGACATCGACGCCAACAACCGCATCCTGTCGACCCGCGTCGCCGATGCGCAGATCGCCTATACCGGCAAGGGCGACGTCGCGCGCGCCAGCCGCCAGGGGTGGCTCGGCCGCTTCTTCTCCGTCGTGAGCCCGTTCTGATGATCCGCTATTTCCTCGCGCTGCTCGCAGGCCTCGCGCTTGCCGCCCCGGCGCACGCCGACCGGATCAAGGACCTGGGCGGGTTCCAGGGCATCCGCGCCAACCAGCTGACCGGCTACGGCATCGTCGTCGGCCTGCCCGGCACCGGCGACGACAATCTCGAATACACCGTGCAGTCGCTCAAAGCCGTCGCCTCGCGCTTCGGGCTGCAGCTGCCGCCGGGCGCCAATCCGTCGATGAAGAACGCCGCGGTGGTGCTCGTCACCGCCGAGCTGCCGCCGTTCGCCAAGCCCGGCCAGCGGCTCGACATCACCGTCGCGTCGATGGGCAAGGCGAAGAGCTTGCGCGGCGGCAGCCTGATCCTGACGCCTTTGCTCGGCGCGGACAACCAGGTGTACGCGATGGCGCAGGGCAACCTCGCGGTCGGCGGGCTCGGGGCGGAAGGCGCCGACGGTTCCAAGATCGTCGTCAACATCCCCTCGACCGGCCGCATCCCGGAAGGCGCGACCGTCGAGCGTGCGGTCGCGACCGGGTTCGAGACCGCGCCGATGCTGACCTTCAACCTGCAGCGTGCCGATTTCACCACCGCGCAGAACGTCGCCGCGGCGATCAACCAGCGCCTCGGCTTCGGCACTGCGCAGGCCATCGACGCGGTCTCGGTCGCGGTCCGCGCGCCCGCCGGCGCCGACGTCCGCGCGACGCTGATGAGCGAGATCGAGAATCTCGACGCCACCTCGGCCGAAGCCTCGGCAAAGGTGATCGTCAACGCGCGCACCGGTACCGTCGTGATCAACTCGGCGGTGCGCGTCAGCCCCGCCGCGGTCACGCACGGCAAGCTGACGGTCCGCATCGACGAGAGCCAGCAGATCGTCCAGCCCGCGCCGTTCAGCCAGGGCCAGACCGCGATGCAGCAGAAATCCGCGGTCGCCGTCGAAGAGGAGAAGCGCCCGATGTTCCTGATGAACCCCGGCCCGAAGCTGTCCGACATCGTGAAAGCGGTGAACGCGATCGGCGCGTCGCCTGCAGACCTGGTCGCGATCCTCGAAGCGCTCAAGGAAGCCGGCGCGCTGCGTGCCGAGTTGATCGTCCTGTGAGCGGCGTGATCGGCGCCACCGGCGGGATCTCGGTCGACACGAGTCGGCTGAAGTCTTCGGAGAACCTCAAGAAGGCGGGCGAGAAGTTCGAGGCGGTGTTCGACGGCCTGATGCTGAAATCGATGCGGCAGGCGAAACTCGCCAACCCGCTGTTCGATTCGAAGGCGATCGACACCTTCACCGAGATGCAGGACGCACAGGTCGCGCAGTCGATGGCCGAGCATGCGCCGATGGGGATCGGCAAGGCGATGACCGAATTCCTCGCCAAATCGCAATCCGATCTTAACTCTGTTCCGCCAGAACCGATCAAATGAGCGACCTGCTGTCGATAGGGGCGAGCGGCGTCAACGCGTATCAGAGCGCGCTGTCGACCGTATCCGAGAACATCGCGAATACCGGCGTCGCCGGCTATTCGCGCCGTACGGTCTCGTTGAAGGAAGTCGGCGCGGCCGGCACCAGCCTGACATCGACAGCGCTGAACAGCGGCAGCGGCGTCGTCGCCACCGGCATCAACCGCGCGGCCGACGCGTTCCGCAACGCCGCGGTCCGATCGTCGAGCGCCGACCTGGCGCGTACCGAGGCCGGATCGACCTGGCTCGACGGCATCCAGAGCGCGCTGACCGGCAACAAGCTCGGCACGCAGCTCACCAGCTTCTTCAATTCGGCGACCGCGCTCGCCGCCGATCCCACCTCGACCGCGTCGCGCGCGACGATGCTGGAGGGCGCGACCTCGCTCGCCGCGGCGTTCACCGCGACCGGCACCGCGCTCGGCACCGTCGCGACCACGCTCGACGCGACCGCCACCCAGGCGACGCAGAGCCTGGGCGCGCTCGGCGCCGCGCTCGCCAAGGTCAATGACGGGCTCGCCCGCACGCAAGCAGGGACCGGTGCCGCCGCCGGCCTCGCCGACCAGCGCGACCAGCTGCTCGAACAGATGAGCGCGATCGTCGACGTCTCCGCGACGATGGATTCGGCCGGCCGCGCCACCGTCAAGGTCGGCGGCGATTCGGGGCCGGTGCTCGTCGCCGGCAACGAAGCGGGCAGCGTCGCCTATGAACGCAGCGCCACGGGGCAGGTGTCGTTCGCGGTGATCCGCGCCGGCACCGTCGCGTCGATGACTCCCTCGGGCGGCGCACTCGCGGGCATCGCCGACGGCGCGCAGCGTGTCGCCGACGCGACCGAAGCGCTCGGCGATCTCGCCACCAGCTTCACCAGCCAGGTCAACGCCGTCCAAGCACAGGGCCGCGATCTCGACGGCAATGCCGGAACCGCACTGTTCGCGACCGGCGGCTCGCCGCTCGACATCCGCGTCGCGCTGACCGATCCGCGCGGCATCGCCGCCGCGAGCGCCACCGGCAGCGCGCGCGACGCGTCGAACCTCGCCGCGCTGCAGGCGGTCCGCGTCAGCGGCGGGTTCGAGGCCGGCAACACCGCGGTGATCGCGACCAACGCCGCCGCGCTGGCGCAGCGCAAGACGGTCGCCGATGCGCAGGGCGCGATCCGCGATGGTGCCATCAGCGCGCGCGACGGGGTGTCGGGCGTGTCGCTCGACAACGAAGCGGTCGACCTGATGCGCTTCCAGCAGGCGTACCAAGCGTCGAGCCGGATCATCCAGGTCGCGCGCGAGACCTTCCAGTCGATCCTCCAGATCCAGTGATGACCCAGTCATGACCATGCAGATTTCCACCAGCGTCTTCTACGACCGTGCCGCGAACGCGATCGGCTCGACGAGCGCGAAGACCGACGCGCTCAACACGCAGATCGCGTCGACGAAGAAGTTCCAGGCGCCGTCGGACGATTCGGTCGCGTATCAGCGCCTCGCCGGGCTCAGCCGCTCGACCGCGGACGGCAAGTCGTACGACGCCAACCTGACGATGGCGGCGTCGCTGCTGCAACAGGCCGACACCACGCTGTCGGCGATGACCACGCAGCTGCAAAAGGCGTCCGAACTCGCGATCCAGGCGAACAACGGCACGCTGAACGCGTCGCAGCGCGCGGTCATCGGCCAGCAGCTGAGCGGCATCGCCGACACGATCGCGGGCCTCGCCAACATCAAGGACCTGCGCGGCCAGCCGCTGTTCGGCGGTGCCGATGGCGGCGCGGCGGTCACCAGGACCGCCGACGGCCGCTACAGCTATGCCGAAACCGCGCCGTCGCCGATTCCGATCGGTGACGGTCAGACCGTGCAGGCGGGCGAGACCGCGTCGCGCGTGCTGAAATTCGGCGACAAGGATGCGCTGAGCGTCATCGCCGGGCTCGCCGCCGCGCTGCAGTCGGGCGAGGACCTCGGCACGGCCGGTGCGACCGCGATCGACGACCTGTCGGCGGCGGGCACGCAGGTGACCGCGATGCAGGCGTCGCTCGGCGCTCGCGCCGCGCGCGTCGACCTGCAACAGGCCGCGCAGAAGGACATCGCCACCGATCGCGAGGAAACGCGGTCGGGGATCGAGGATACCGATGTCGTCGCCGCGACCGTCGAGCTGCAGAAGCAGATGACGATCCTCAACGCGACCTCGGCCAGCTTCACCAAGCTCTCGTCGCTGTCGCTCTTCAATTACCTGAAGTGACCACGTTCTGAATCGAGCGGGCTGGTAACCGCTTGGCTACCAAATCCGGTTAACGTCGCGCGTACCAGCCGATCCCGGCCGCGCAGGGGGAATTTCACACCATGTTTGCCGCGATCGGCTTTGTCGTCCTGCTCGTCATGGTATTCGGCGGTTTCGCCTTTACCGGCGGTGCGCTGGGCCCCGTCATGGAGGCCATCCCGCACGAGATGCTGATCATCGGCGGCGCCGCGGCCGGCGCGCTGATCATGGGCAATTCGGGCAAGGAACTGAAGGCCGTCGGCGGCGGTCTGGCCAAGGTCTTCAAGGGCCCGAAATATACCAAGCAGGACTATCTCGACGTCATCTTCCTGGTGTCGAAGCTGATGAAGATGTTGCGGATGGAGGGCCCGATGGCACTCGAACCGCATGTCGAGGATCCGCAGTCGTCCGCGCTGTTCGCCGAATATCCGAAACTGCTGAAGGACCATTCGCTGGTCAACCTGATCGCCGACACGCTGCGCCTGGTCGTGGTGTCGTCGGGGACGCTCGACGTCCATGCGGTCGAGGACGTGATGGACAACGCGATCAAGACGCACCACCACGAGGTCGAGGGGCCGCACAGCACGCTGACCAGCCTCGCGGACGCACTCCCCGCGCTCGGCATCGTCGCCGCGGTGCTCGGCGTGGTGAAGACGATGGGCTCGATCGACAAGCCGCCGTCGATCCTCGGCGCGATGATCGGATCGGCGCTGGTCGGCACGTTCATGGGCGTTCTGCTCGCTTACGGGGTCGTCGCGCCGCTCGCCAACCGGCTGAAGCAGGTGATCGACGCCGACGCGGCGATCTATGGCGTGGTCAAGCAGATCATCATCGCCTCGCTGCACGGCCATCCGCAGCCGCTGGTGATCGAGGCGGCGCGCTCGGGCATCGCGCACAGCAACCAGCCCGGCTTCGCCGAGGTGTTCGACGGTCTGAGGGGTCGCTGAGATGGCACGCGCACCGCACGGGGCGAACGTGCCCCCCAAGATCATCTACAAGAAGATCTATATCGAAGGGCATGGCGGCCATCACGGCGGCGCCTGGAAGGTCGCGTACGCCGATTTCGTGACCGCGATGATGGCGTTCTTCCTGCTGATGTGGCTGCTCGGCGCGACCACCGAGAAGCAGCGCCGCGGCATCGCCGACTATTTCGCGCCGACGCTGATGGACACGCGCTCGCTCGGCGTCGGCGGCGGTGGCCTGCTCGGTGGCGAATCGCTGCTGAGCAAGAACAAGCTCGGGCCCCATGCCGGGCAGACCATGATGCAGTCGATCGCGATGCCGCTCAGCGGGCAGGGCGGCGAGAACACCGGTACCGGCCCCAAGGGCCAGCTCAACAACCCGACGCTCGCCGCCGAGGATCGCAAGAACTTCGATTCGATGCGGCGCAAGGTGCTGGCCGAGATCGCCAAGGCGCCCAAGCTCGCGGGCCTCGCCAGTCATGTCCGCTTCGTGCCCACGCAGGAGGGGATGCGGATCGACCTGGTCGACGACGCCGATTATTCGATGTTCGCGCTCGGCACCACCGCGCTCGACCCGCAGGCGAGCGAGCTGATCGGGATGATCGCGGAGACGATCCGCAGTTCGGCCAACCCGATCATGATCCGCGGCCATACCGATGCGGTGCCGTATGGCGATCCGCGCGCGATGAACAACTGGATGCTGTCGTCGGGCCGCGCCGAGGCGACGCGGCGGCGGCTGTTGCAGGGCGGCACGCCCGAGGAGCGCTTCGAACGGATCGAGGGCGTCGCCAACCGCGAACCGCTGATCAAGGACGCGCCGACCGACCCGCGCAACCGGCGGGTGGCGATCACGCTGCTGTACCGACGCGGCAGTTTCCGCAGCTAGCGACCTCGTCATCCCAGGAGGTGGAGGGGTTTCCCAATCCCGTTCGCCCTGAGCGCAGTCGAAGGGCCCTGTCCCCGAACGCGGTACCCTGGACGCTGTACTTCGACTTCGCTCAGCACGAACGGAAGGTCGAGCCGGAACCCCGGCATCACGAAAAAGGCCGACGGGAACCCCCGCCGGCCTTTTTGCATCCGGTACGGATCGACGCGCCTATTCGGCGGCGGCTGCCGTCTTGCGCTTGCGCGGGGCCGCGGCGGCGCCGGCGGGGGCCGCGTCGGCGTTGCGCGCGCCGGGCTTGCGGCCGAGACCGATCTTCTTGGCCATCGCGCGGCGGCTTTCCGAATAATTCTCGGCGACCATCGGGTAATCGGGCTTCAGGCCATAGCGTTCGCGATACTCGGCCGGCGTCATGCCATGCGTCGCGAGGTGGCGGCGCAAGGTCTTGTACGACTTGCCGTCGATCATCGAGATGATGTGATCCTTCGACGCCAGCGACTTCCGTGCGGTAACCGCAGGCGTGTACTCGACCGGCGCTTCGACGGGCTCGGCTTCGGTCGTCGTGCCCAGCAGCGACGACACCGTCTCGTGCATCTTGCCGAGAAACGCCGGAACCTCTTCGGCCGAAATCCGGGTATTCGGATTACCCAGCCAAGCAATCGTGAGTTCGGTTGCCAGTTCGAGTGGGCTCAGGTCGGTGTTATCTTCGGACATAGATCACTCCATTGGATGGGCGTGCACTAACCTCAACGATTATCTGTTTCAACAGAGAACATCAACTTGTCACTATGGACTACGTAAAATTACGGTAAACATGGTTACTTGGCATCTAAGTGTTTGCGATAAAAACGAAATATATCGGTTTTCGATCTAAATCGGGCGGTGCCGGGCGACTCATCCGAAGCGGCGGAAGTCCACGGCGTGAAACGTCACCGAAATGCGCTGGCAGCGCGGACGGAAATCGGCGTAGCTTGGGGCTATCAACGCGCAAAACAGGGGTCGCAGTCCATGGATCGTCGTCAATTCCTAGCGTCCGCAGGCGCCACCGCGCTGGCCGCCCCGTTCGTTACCGCCCCGTTCGTTCCCGCAGCTGCATGGGCGCAAACCGGCGATGCCGCGCTGAACGCCGAGTTCGACCGGATCTTCACCGACCAGGTCGCGCGCCAGCCCGAACTCGCGACGTCGCTCGGTCTCGACAAGGGCGCGATGGCGGATGCCAAGCGGCGGCTGTCGCCGCGCACCCCGGCCAAGCGCGCGCAAGATGTCGCGCAGACCAGGGCCGCGCTCGGTCGGCTGAAAAACTTCGACACCGCCGCGCTGTCACCGTCCGCCAAGTTGAACCTCGAGGTCGTGCGCTATTCGCTCGATACGCAGATCGCCTCCGACGCTGCGTTCGGGATCGACAGCGCGATCCGGCCCTACCGGATCTTCCAGCAGGGCGGCGCCTATTTCTCGACGCCCGATTTCCTCAACACCGCACATACCATCGCGGTGAAGTCGGACGCCGACGCCTATCTGTCGCGGCTCGACCAGTTCGCGACCGTGCTCGACCAGGAAAGCGCGATGCAGCAGGCCGAGGCCGCCAGGGGCCTGCTCGCGCCGGGCTGGTCGCTCGACCTGACGCTCGGCCAGATGCGCAAGCTGCGCGCGCAGCCCGCCGCGACGTCGAGCATCGTCCAGTCGCTCGTCAGGCGCGCGTCCGCCAAGGGCATCGCCGGCGACTGGCAGGCGCAGGC
This sequence is a window from Sphingomonas ginsenosidivorax. Protein-coding genes within it:
- a CDS encoding flagellin — translated: MTMQISTSVFYDRAANAIGSTSAKTDALNTQIASTKKFQAPSDDSVAYQRLAGLSRSTADGKSYDANLTMAASLLQQADTTLSAMTTQLQKASELAIQANNGTLNASQRAVIGQQLSGIADTIAGLANIKDLRGQPLFGGADGGAAVTRTADGRYSYAETAPSPIPIGDGQTVQAGETASRVLKFGDKDALSVIAGLAAALQSGEDLGTAGATAIDDLSAAGTQVTAMQASLGARAARVDLQQAAQKDIATDREETRSGIEDTDVVAATVELQKQMTILNATSASFTKLSSLSLFNYLK
- a CDS encoding rod-binding protein — its product is MSGVIGATGGISVDTSRLKSSENLKKAGEKFEAVFDGLMLKSMRQAKLANPLFDSKAIDTFTEMQDAQVAQSMAEHAPMGIGKAMTEFLAKSQSDLNSVPPEPIK
- the motA gene encoding flagellar motor stator protein MotA, translated to MFAAIGFVVLLVMVFGGFAFTGGALGPVMEAIPHEMLIIGGAAAGALIMGNSGKELKAVGGGLAKVFKGPKYTKQDYLDVIFLVSKLMKMLRMEGPMALEPHVEDPQSSALFAEYPKLLKDHSLVNLIADTLRLVVVSSGTLDVHAVEDVMDNAIKTHHHEVEGPHSTLTSLADALPALGIVAAVLGVVKTMGSIDKPPSILGAMIGSALVGTFMGVLLAYGVVAPLANRLKQVIDADAAIYGVVKQIIIASLHGHPQPLVIEAARSGIAHSNQPGFAEVFDGLRGR
- a CDS encoding flagellar basal body L-ring protein FlgH; translation: MASRTPFRLGVHWIEIGLGVAAGALVLAALAPYPADAGLFGKKAPPVDFSAAHAPVMAPPPAPANGSIFQVADGYAPLYEGWRARRVGDPLTIVLVERTAASKSSASKLNSDGSIGVTPPVSGPLSFLKSGALSGGASRGFTGQGAADQSNSLSGEITVTVAASYPNGTMLVQGQKRVTLNRGDEFVQIKGLVRTADIDANNRILSTRVADAQIAYTGKGDVARASRQGWLGRFFSVVSPF
- the flgK gene encoding flagellar hook-associated protein FlgK; the encoded protein is MSDLLSIGASGVNAYQSALSTVSENIANTGVAGYSRRTVSLKEVGAAGTSLTSTALNSGSGVVATGINRAADAFRNAAVRSSSADLARTEAGSTWLDGIQSALTGNKLGTQLTSFFNSATALAADPTSTASRATMLEGATSLAAAFTATGTALGTVATTLDATATQATQSLGALGAALAKVNDGLARTQAGTGAAAGLADQRDQLLEQMSAIVDVSATMDSAGRATVKVGGDSGPVLVAGNEAGSVAYERSATGQVSFAVIRAGTVASMTPSGGALAGIADGAQRVADATEALGDLATSFTSQVNAVQAQGRDLDGNAGTALFATGGSPLDIRVALTDPRGIAAASATGSARDASNLAALQAVRVSGGFEAGNTAVIATNAAALAQRKTVADAQGAIRDGAISARDGVSGVSLDNEAVDLMRFQQAYQASSRIIQVARETFQSILQIQ
- a CDS encoding flagellar basal body P-ring protein FlgI: MIRYFLALLAGLALAAPAHADRIKDLGGFQGIRANQLTGYGIVVGLPGTGDDNLEYTVQSLKAVASRFGLQLPPGANPSMKNAAVVLVTAELPPFAKPGQRLDITVASMGKAKSLRGGSLILTPLLGADNQVYAMAQGNLAVGGLGAEGADGSKIVVNIPSTGRIPEGATVERAVATGFETAPMLTFNLQRADFTTAQNVAAAINQRLGFGTAQAIDAVSVAVRAPAGADVRATLMSEIENLDATSAEASAKVIVNARTGTVVINSAVRVSPAAVTHGKLTVRIDESQQIVQPAPFSQGQTAMQQKSAVAVEEEKRPMFLMNPGPKLSDIVKAVNAIGASPADLVAILEALKEAGALRAELIVL
- a CDS encoding flagellar motor protein MotB, with amino-acid sequence MARAPHGANVPPKIIYKKIYIEGHGGHHGGAWKVAYADFVTAMMAFFLLMWLLGATTEKQRRGIADYFAPTLMDTRSLGVGGGGLLGGESLLSKNKLGPHAGQTMMQSIAMPLSGQGGENTGTGPKGQLNNPTLAAEDRKNFDSMRRKVLAEIAKAPKLAGLASHVRFVPTQEGMRIDLVDDADYSMFALGTTALDPQASELIGMIAETIRSSANPIMIRGHTDAVPYGDPRAMNNWMLSSGRAEATRRRLLQGGTPEERFERIEGVANREPLIKDAPTDPRNRRVAITLLYRRGSFRS
- a CDS encoding MucR family transcriptional regulator; amino-acid sequence: MSEDNTDLSPLELATELTIAWLGNPNTRISAEEVPAFLGKMHETVSSLLGTTTEAEPVEAPVEYTPAVTARKSLASKDHIISMIDGKSYKTLRRHLATHGMTPAEYRERYGLKPDYPMVAENYSESRRAMAKKIGLGRKPGARNADAAPAGAAAAPRKRKTAAAAE